The Ancylothrix sp. D3o DNA segment CCCTACGGTTTTCTGGCGGTTGGCAGAAGACATTCCCAAACCTTTAAGTACGGGATTGGCAATTGCATCTATTGCTGTGCCTTTCTTGCTGTGGTGGTTGGTAACAACTCTGGGAAATGTTGACCCTAAATTTCTGCCTTCGCCGGGGAAAGTTTGGGAAGCTTTTGGCCGGCTTTGGAGTACCCGCGAACTTTTAAAAGATACGGTGGCAAGTTTATGGCGGGTGGGGGTAGGGTTTTTGTGGGCGGCGCTTTTTTCGATTCCTGTTGGCGTTTTGATGGGGAGTTTTCCCAGTATTCGCGCTTTGCTGGAACCGATTTTTGGCTTGATGCGATATATGCCGGCACCGGCTTTTATTCCCCTGTTAATTCTTTATTTGGGAATTGGCGAAGAACCGAAAATTATGTTAATTTTCATGGGGGTATTTTTCTTTAATTCACTGATGGTAATGGATACGGTGAAGTTTGTTCCCAAAGATTTAATCGAGGCGACTTATATGCTGGGAGGAAATCGTTGGGAAACGCTAACTCAGGTGATTTTACCCCACGTTTTACCCGGAATTCTTGATGCTTGCCGCATCAATTTAGCTGCTGCTTGGCAGTTGGTAATTGTCTCGGAATTGATTGCGGCTTCGGAAGGTTTAGGCCGGCGAATTAGTGTGGCGGGCCGGTTTCTAAAAACCGATGAAATTTTTGTCGGTTTGATTGTGATTGGAATAATTGGATTAACATTTGATTTGGTTTTCCAATATTTCCTCAATGTTAGCTGTAAATGGGCAAGCCAAAAACGCTAACATTTGTTTCTGTTTATCAATTACTTATTTACTTACGGAGGCTAAACTC contains these protein-coding regions:
- a CDS encoding ABC transporter permease, with the translated sequence MNDDFDPQPLRPFMKDKTIRPTVFWRLAEDIPKPLSTGLAIASIAVPFLLWWLVTTLGNVDPKFLPSPGKVWEAFGRLWSTRELLKDTVASLWRVGVGFLWAALFSIPVGVLMGSFPSIRALLEPIFGLMRYMPAPAFIPLLILYLGIGEEPKIMLIFMGVFFFNSLMVMDTVKFVPKDLIEATYMLGGNRWETLTQVILPHVLPGILDACRINLAAAWQLVIVSELIAASEGLGRRISVAGRFLKTDEIFVGLIVIGIIGLTFDLVFQYFLNVSCKWASQKR